A region of Streptomyces halobius DNA encodes the following proteins:
- a CDS encoding YjdF family protein, which yields MTLTICFDAPFWVGVLEIAEAGEVRATRHVFGSEPTDAELYQFLLRHGTALLERAQANPAVPVETRRPVRHNPKRAVRLAAREAARVAQGRHSTASQEALRLELEQRKSSAAAEAKKRRQDEAERKYALAQAKRKRRKRGR from the coding sequence GTGACCCTGACGATCTGCTTTGATGCCCCGTTCTGGGTCGGAGTTCTTGAGATCGCCGAGGCAGGCGAGGTCCGCGCCACTCGGCATGTGTTCGGTAGTGAACCCACGGACGCCGAGCTGTATCAGTTCCTGCTACGCCATGGCACAGCGCTGCTGGAACGTGCGCAGGCCAACCCTGCGGTTCCCGTGGAGACCCGGCGCCCGGTGCGGCATAACCCGAAGCGAGCCGTGAGGCTGGCCGCCAGGGAGGCTGCCAGAGTTGCCCAGGGGCGACACAGCACTGCGTCTCAGGAAGCGCTACGGCTGGAACTTGAACAGCGCAAGTCGTCGGCCGCAGCTGAGGCCAAGAAGCGAAGGCAGGACGAGGCTGAACGCAAATACGCCCTGGCGCAGGCCAAGCGCAAGCGCCGGAAGCGCGGGCGTTGA